From Candoia aspera isolate rCanAsp1 chromosome 4, rCanAsp1.hap2, whole genome shotgun sequence, a single genomic window includes:
- the LOC134497349 gene encoding olfactory receptor 14C36-like, which produces MDNETTVLYFLLFESSKDRHLQLLHFYLFFILYLATATANLLIISVVAFDHQLHRPMYFFLVNLAVQDLGIVSVIVPKSMINSLMGSRNISYFGCVAQVFLFISFEASDFSLLTVMAYDRYVAICNPLHYEMVMNWKACTKIVILVGVTGLLYGMLHTTGTFSIPFCSNVVNQFFCEIPQLLKLPCSGFNLLEAGILVASFTGGLGCFMLIVGSYVMIFKAVLRIPSVKGRQKAFSTCLPHFIIFSMLLVTSCLAYLRPPSNTPTYLDVAFTVLYSLLPPLINPIIYSMRNKNIKLVLSKMWQF; this is translated from the coding sequence ATGGATAATGAAACCACAGTTCTTTACTTTCTGCTCTTCGAATCCTCAAAAGATCGGCATCTGCAGCTTCTACACTTCTACTTATTCTTCATATTATACCTGGCAACTGCTACAGCAAATCTTCTCATCATCTCTGTAGTAGCTTTTGACCATCAACTGCATAGGCCCATGTACTTCTTTCTAGTGAATTTGGCTGTGCAGGACCTGGGCATTGTTTCAGTCATAGTACCCAAATCCATGATTAATTCCCTCATGGGCAGCAGAAACATCTCTTATTTTGGTTGTGTTGCTCAAGTCTTTCTCTTTATCTCCTTtgaagcttctgatttctcccTCCTGACAGTCATGGCCTATGATcgatatgttgccatttgcaatccactgcaCTATGAGATGGTGATGAATTGGAAAGCCTGCACCAAAATAGTGATTCTGGTGGGGGTTACAGGTCTTCTCTATGGAATGTTGCATACCACTGGAACCTTTTCCATCCCTTTCTGTTCTAATGTTGTCAACCAGTTTTTCTGTGAAATCCCACAATTACTAAAGCTGCCTTGCTCTGGCTTCAATCTACTTGAAGCTGGCATTCTTGTAGCCAGTTTCACTGGAGGATTAGGTTGTTTTATGTTGATCGTTGGGTCTTACGTCATGATCTTCAAGGCAGTGTTGAGAATCCCTTCAgtgaaaggaaggcagaaggcctTTTCTACTTGTCTTCCCCACTTTATAATATTTTCCATGTTGTTGGTAACTTCATGCCTGGCCTACCTGAGACCTCCCTCTAACACCCCAACTTACTTAGATGTAGCATTCACCGTCCTTTATTCCTTACTTCCACCCCTGATCAATCCAATCATCTATAGCATGAGAAATAAGAATATTAAACTTGTCCTGTCTAAAATGTGGCAGTTCTGA